In the Candidatus Omnitrophota bacterium genome, one interval contains:
- a CDS encoding HD domain-containing protein, protein MMHSCRILLINNDDAISRYLREELTINAGHLVSITNNSQAGIDAFKRNGYDVAIIKFGMADDMDGFSLIKELKKIDPNAIIIALVEEANPHLIKDIYDLGGYDFISQPINLEKLFFLIKKGMDLRSLVLAQHRLSDGLQEHNKSLQKQNTLLARRIEESTKNLTRLYEDLRQTYMRTIKVLAQAIDARDHYTHSHSENVAKYAVAIAEEMRLSANEVALIRDACELHDLGKIGVEDNILSKPSALTPQEWEQIKRHPQMGAQILEPLTFLDGVIDLVKQHHEHYDGKGYPEGRMGDDILLGARIIHVADAYEAMRSARSYRKVPLTKEEAVAEIKKHNGTQFDPKVVDAFLKIVDKL, encoded by the coding sequence ATGATGCACAGCTGCCGCATTTTATTGATTAATAATGACGATGCTATCTCCAGATATTTAAGGGAAGAGCTCACCATTAACGCCGGGCATTTGGTTTCTATTACCAACAATAGCCAGGCCGGCATAGATGCCTTTAAGCGTAATGGCTATGACGTGGCCATAATCAAATTCGGCATGGCTGATGATATGGATGGTTTCAGCCTGATTAAAGAGCTGAAGAAAATAGACCCCAATGCCATTATTATCGCATTAGTCGAAGAAGCCAACCCCCACTTGATAAAAGATATATATGATTTAGGGGGTTATGATTTTATCAGCCAGCCTATAAATTTAGAAAAATTATTCTTCCTGATTAAAAAAGGCATGGATTTAAGGTCATTGGTGCTGGCGCAGCACAGGTTATCCGACGGCCTGCAGGAGCATAATAAATCTTTACAGAAACAGAATACGCTCTTAGCTAGAAGGATCGAGGAGTCCACAAAAAACTTGACCCGGCTTTACGAAGACCTGCGTCAGACCTATATGCGTACCATTAAAGTATTAGCCCAGGCTATCGACGCCCGGGACCATTATACCCATAGCCATTCCGAGAATGTGGCTAAATATGCCGTGGCCATAGCAGAAGAGATGCGCCTTTCCGCCAATGAGGTCGCTTTAATCAGGGATGCCTGTGAACTGCACGATTTGGGTAAAATCGGGGTTGAGGATAATATCTTAAGTAAACCCTCTGCCCTTACCCCCCAGGAATGGGAGCAGATAAAGCGCCATCCTCAGATGGGTGCGCAGATTTTAGAGCCGCTGACTTTCCTGGATGGGGTGATAGATTTAGTTAAGCAGCATCACGAGCACTATGACGGCAAGGGTTATCCTGAGGGCCGTATGGGCGATGATATCCTATTGGGCGCGCGCATAATCCACGTGGCGGATGCCTATGAGGCCATGCGTTCAGCCCGTTCTTACAGGAAAGTCCCGTTGACCAAAGAAGAAGCCGTCGCTGAAATAAAAAAGCACAACGGCACGCAGTTTGACCCAAAGGTAGTAGATGCCTTTTTAAAGATAGTAGATAAATTATAG
- the mrdA gene encoding penicillin-binding protein 2 produces MRINLIKPFVIIIFLFLVLGIFNLEIIQGARYRRLSNKNCIRLIPQQGSRGRILDRHGEVIVDNRLSYDAMVSSYANGSVDKTLSSAAGILDTNFKDLKDAFRRQYAAPFMPTTIAKNIEAKKAIALEELNQDLDNIIIRPYPLRHYPYARLACHVIGYLNEIDRWRLTRLVDYGYKTKDIVGFGGVEEKYDYYLRQEEGGLSVEVDHRGRLVSVLGFRPPANGKDIQLTIDLKIQKITEEALRGRNGSVILMDPDSGEILAMASNPNFSPAAFINKTDASFRNFLNNPDAPLINRAISGVYPAGSVFKVVVAASALEAGKVNSATSFYCPGSTRVGGQEFACWSTHHQQNLTEAIANSCNVFFYKTGLLVGAQGIYDYAVKFGFSHPTGIDLPYEASGFVPSPLLRKIQRFKKWFEGDTANFAIGQGELLVTPLQVARMMAVLANKGALVTPYIARSVDGKDISGSRKKTIKVDIKEGTISYIRQGLRSVVVDSSGTANILSSLPVSVAGKTGTAQVSRGQAHGWFAGFFPFKNPRFVICVFLEHGGSGHAAVVVTKQIIENMATEGLIDSSG; encoded by the coding sequence ATGAGGATCAATCTTATCAAGCCGTTCGTCATAATTATTTTTTTATTCCTGGTGCTGGGTATTTTTAATCTTGAAATTATACAAGGGGCAAGATACAGGCGGTTGAGCAATAAAAATTGCATCAGGCTCATACCTCAGCAGGGCAGCCGCGGCAGGATCCTCGACCGCCACGGCGAAGTTATTGTAGATAACCGTCTTTCTTACGACGCTATGGTTTCTTCCTATGCAAATGGTTCGGTTGATAAGACATTATCCAGCGCCGCCGGCATCCTGGATACGAATTTTAAAGATTTAAAAGACGCCTTCCGCAGGCAATACGCTGCTCCATTTATGCCGACTACTATCGCTAAAAATATAGAGGCCAAGAAGGCGATTGCCCTTGAAGAGTTAAATCAGGACCTGGATAATATCATTATCCGGCCCTATCCTTTGAGGCATTATCCTTACGCCAGGCTTGCCTGTCATGTTATAGGTTATCTGAATGAAATTGACCGCTGGCGCCTGACGAGGCTGGTGGATTACGGGTATAAGACCAAGGATATTGTCGGTTTCGGAGGCGTAGAAGAAAAATATGATTATTACCTGCGCCAGGAAGAAGGCGGGCTATCGGTGGAAGTAGACCATCGCGGCAGATTAGTGAGCGTATTAGGTTTTCGGCCGCCTGCTAACGGAAAAGATATACAGTTGACCATAGATTTAAAGATACAGAAGATAACCGAAGAGGCATTAAGGGGGAGAAACGGCAGCGTTATTCTTATGGATCCTGACAGCGGCGAAATCCTGGCTATGGCCAGTAATCCAAATTTCAGCCCTGCGGCGTTTATTAATAAGACAGACGCGTCCTTCCGTAATTTTCTGAATAATCCTGATGCTCCCCTGATAAACCGCGCTATCAGCGGGGTCTATCCTGCGGGTTCGGTATTTAAAGTAGTAGTGGCAGCTTCTGCCCTTGAGGCAGGCAAAGTTAATTCCGCGACCAGTTTTTATTGCCCGGGGAGCACGCGCGTCGGCGGACAGGAATTCGCCTGCTGGAGCACGCACCATCAGCAGAATCTGACGGAAGCGATAGCAAATTCCTGTAACGTCTTTTTCTATAAGACAGGCTTGCTTGTGGGGGCGCAGGGCATATATGACTATGCGGTAAAATTTGGTTTTTCCCATCCTACAGGCATTGATTTACCTTATGAAGCATCGGGCTTTGTGCCTTCGCCTTTACTGAGGAAAATCCAGAGGTTTAAGAAATGGTTTGAAGGCGATACGGCAAATTTCGCTATCGGACAGGGCGAGCTTTTAGTTACGCCGCTTCAGGTAGCACGGATGATGGCAGTATTGGCCAATAAGGGTGCTCTGGTGACCCCTTATATAGCCAGAAGTGTTGATGGTAAAGATATCTCGGGCTCCAGGAAGAAGACTATAAAGGTAGATATTAAGGAGGGCACCATAAGTTATATCAGGCAAGGTTTAAGGAGCGTTGTTGTTGACTCAAGCGGCACAGCCAATATATTATCAAGTTTACCTGTTTCTGTTGCCGGTAAGACCGGTACCGCCCAGGTCTCCCGCGGCCAGGCGCACGGTTGGTTTGCCGGTTTCTTCCCTTTTAAAAATCCGCGGTTCGTCATCTGCGTATTTTTAGAGCACGGTGGGTCAGGCCACGCTGCAGTGGTGGTGACAAAGCAGATAATAGAGAATATGGCTACCGAAGGGCTAATTGATTCTTCCGGATAA
- the mreD gene encoding rod shape-determining protein MreD, with translation MKNWIFLGIIIICALLQATALNSVSIFGVKPDLLFIGVFYASIFFGVAWAVSLSIFAGFLKDMLCVNTFGVNTLLFPLFCLILIKLSREISLDNNFIRMLSLFILVLINDIIARVIFLFWGNFISWGIFLRTTFLEALYTAVVLPLVFKAIRRAL, from the coding sequence GTGAAAAATTGGATCTTTTTGGGCATTATTATTATTTGCGCCCTGTTACAGGCTACGGCCCTGAATTCCGTCAGTATATTCGGCGTAAAGCCGGACCTTTTATTTATCGGTGTTTTCTACGCCAGTATTTTTTTTGGCGTTGCCTGGGCCGTATCCTTAAGTATCTTCGCCGGTTTTCTAAAAGATATGCTTTGCGTGAATACCTTCGGCGTCAATACGCTTTTGTTTCCCTTATTCTGCCTTATCCTGATTAAGTTATCCAGAGAAATATCCCTGGATAATAACTTTATCCGTATGCTGTCTTTATTCATCCTCGTTCTTATCAACGATATAATCGCCAGGGTAATCTTTCTCTTCTGGGGAAATTTCATCTCTTGGGGTATTTTTCTACGGACTACATTCCTCGAAGCATTATATACCGCAGTTGTTTTACCCTTGGTATTTAAGGCCATCAGGCGCGCTCTATAG
- the rodA gene encoding rod shape-determining protein RodA translates to MRNISLFILIIALLIACIGVFSIYSSTYQKEGDFWQFLYKRQIFWVILGLVIFSLASNFNYRRLWDMTHFLYAAALFLLLLVFILGIVRLGAQRWLKLIWFSIQPSEITKLVIVILLAKYFSTKSVDDISLGVNRLRIWRAFILPFLFVVIPIGMIIEQPDLGSAAMIFIIFITMLYLAGVRLRYILIFLLLIILCLPILWHFLRDYQKDRLLVFLNPNIDPLGAGYTVIQSKIAIGSGGFFGRGWLSGTQSQLHFLPESHTDFIFATFAEEWGFLGCSILLFLYYLLIKQGIIIAHKTGDNFGRLLASGISFMLAIQVFINCAMNLGLAPVVGIPLPLMSYGGSSILVTFLSLGILVNINKTRAVF, encoded by the coding sequence TTGCGTAACATCAGTCTCTTTATATTAATAATCGCTCTTTTAATTGCTTGTATTGGGGTTTTCTCTATCTACAGCAGCACCTATCAGAAAGAAGGGGATTTCTGGCAATTCCTGTATAAACGCCAGATTTTTTGGGTTATTCTAGGCCTGGTTATTTTTTCACTCGCCTCTAATTTTAATTATCGCCGCCTTTGGGATATGACCCATTTTCTGTATGCGGCGGCGCTTTTTTTATTGCTCCTGGTATTTATTCTGGGGATTGTGCGTTTAGGCGCGCAGAGGTGGTTAAAGTTAATCTGGTTCAGTATCCAGCCTTCAGAGATAACCAAGCTGGTGATTGTGATACTCTTGGCTAAATACTTTAGCACCAAATCCGTGGACGATATCTCTTTAGGGGTAAACAGGCTTAGGATATGGCGCGCCTTTATTTTACCTTTTTTATTTGTCGTCATTCCCATAGGCATGATTATCGAACAACCGGATTTAGGCAGCGCGGCAATGATATTTATTATCTTTATCACCATGCTTTATCTGGCGGGGGTCAGATTGAGATATATCCTCATATTTTTACTGCTGATTATATTGTGCCTGCCGATACTCTGGCATTTTTTAAGGGATTATCAGAAAGACAGGCTGCTCGTATTCTTAAATCCCAATATAGACCCTTTAGGCGCAGGCTACACCGTTATCCAGTCTAAAATCGCCATCGGCTCAGGGGGATTCTTCGGTAGGGGCTGGCTTTCGGGGACGCAGAGCCAGCTGCATTTTCTCCCGGAGTCGCATACGGATTTTATTTTCGCTACCTTTGCCGAAGAGTGGGGGTTCTTAGGGTGCAGCATATTGTTATTTTTATATTATCTTTTGATTAAGCAGGGTATTATTATCGCCCATAAGACAGGCGATAATTTCGGCAGGCTATTAGCTTCAGGGATTTCTTTCATGCTGGCCATCCAGGTTTTCATCAATTGTGCCATGAATCTGGGCCTGGCGCCGGTAGTAGGGATACCGCTGCCTTTAATGAGTTATGGCGGTTCATCGATACTAGTGACCTTTTTATCTTTGGGGATACTGGTGAATATTAATAAAACTAGGGCGGTATTTTAG
- the mreC gene encoding rod shape-determining protein MreC: protein MIKREIGGIIFYHRNLIQNERLEKEAGFLRQRLNTAKEIYLENKRLKGLLYFKQKSAYKMTAVRVIGRSADNWSSVVVIDKGGFNGIKRGFVAITPSGLSGRVIEAADYTSRVRLINDPNFAVSAIVQRSRQEGLVCGTLGRSLIMKYLPKDCDIRAGDVVVTSGLTEAYPKGLLIGSVVNIGEEFSGLSRYAMIKPAVGLSDIEELLIIIQ, encoded by the coding sequence TTGATTAAACGCGAAATCGGCGGGATTATCTTTTACCACCGTAACCTTATCCAAAACGAAAGGTTGGAAAAAGAAGCGGGCTTTTTGAGGCAAAGGCTCAATACGGCGAAAGAAATTTATCTAGAAAATAAGAGGCTTAAGGGCCTGCTTTATTTTAAACAAAAGTCAGCATATAAAATGACTGCTGTCAGGGTTATCGGCCGTTCGGCGGATAACTGGTCGTCGGTTGTAGTGATTGATAAGGGCGGCTTTAACGGAATAAAACGCGGGTTTGTGGCAATTACCCCTTCGGGTTTATCCGGCCGGGTCATTGAGGCTGCGGATTATACAAGCAGGGTGCGCCTGATTAATGACCCTAATTTCGCAGTTTCGGCTATCGTGCAACGCAGCCGCCAGGAGGGCCTGGTTTGCGGTACTCTGGGGCGCTCTCTGATTATGAAATACCTGCCGAAGGATTGCGATATCAGAGCCGGCGATGTGGTCGTAACTTCCGGCCTGACCGAGGCTTATCCCAAGGGCTTACTTATCGGTAGCGTAGTGAATATAGGCGAGGAATTTTCCGGTTTAAGCCGTTACGCCATGATCAAACCGGCAGTCGGCCTCTCTGACATAGAAGAATTGTTGATCATCATACAATGA
- a CDS encoding TIGR03960 family B12-binding radical SAM protein, with protein sequence MRDDILLNVHKPGRYIGHEWNLPEKDFDKSNIKFALCFPDLYEVGMSNLGIRIIYGILNNIPDVACERFFSCGPDIKNNLRDKNMGICSLESEKGLKEFDLIGFSLGHELGYTNALDILDMGVIPLKASLRDHTYPLVIAGGPCALNPEPLHAFFDLFVFGEAEEAIVEIVDLYRRLKGRFRRAEISKEDLLIEFAQIEGVYAPSLYEVTYAPEGQIEEFRPRNSAVPAKVKKRFIKNLDSAYFPESWLVPYIQIIHDRITLEIMRGCPNTCRFCQARYQYFPFRQRSIENILELASGTYKRSGYEEISLCGLSISDFTGVEELLKRLIGLFKERAVSISLPSIKPKSMFGDMLSLIATIKKTGLTFAPEAATERMRGVLNKSFDTSDFFRAIEQAYLCGYQNIKLYFMIGLPFEREEDLDGIVDFAIRVSQLRRQVTKRGPAQVNVSINTLIPKPHTPFQWFAMESLEGMKYKQDYLKKKIKKYLTCSGRQKRIKLSLRNPDMTFLEGVLSRGDRRLSEVILTAFAKGARFDAWDDHFSFEKWQEAFRENRIDPDFYLQEKSKEESLPWDFLDIGVNKEDLIKEADKVIAIK encoded by the coding sequence ATGAGAGACGATATCCTTTTAAACGTACACAAGCCCGGCCGTTACATCGGGCACGAATGGAACCTCCCCGAGAAAGATTTTGATAAGAGCAATATCAAATTTGCCCTCTGCTTTCCGGACTTATATGAGGTAGGGATGAGTAACTTGGGCATCAGGATTATCTACGGGATATTGAATAATATCCCTGATGTGGCATGCGAAAGATTTTTTTCCTGCGGCCCGGATATAAAAAATAATTTACGCGATAAGAATATGGGGATATGCTCTCTAGAGTCTGAAAAAGGGCTTAAAGAATTTGATCTTATTGGTTTCTCATTGGGGCATGAATTGGGCTATACCAATGCCCTGGATATTTTGGATATGGGCGTAATCCCCTTAAAGGCATCCTTACGCGACCATACCTATCCTTTGGTTATTGCAGGAGGGCCCTGCGCGTTAAACCCGGAACCGCTGCATGCGTTTTTTGATTTATTTGTTTTCGGAGAAGCGGAAGAGGCTATCGTGGAGATAGTAGATTTATACCGCAGGCTTAAAGGCCGGTTTAGAAGAGCCGAGATAAGTAAAGAGGACTTGTTGATTGAGTTTGCGCAGATTGAAGGGGTCTATGCGCCGTCTTTATACGAAGTAACATATGCCCCAGAAGGGCAAATAGAAGAATTCAGGCCTAGGAATTCCGCAGTGCCTGCAAAGGTCAAAAAACGCTTTATAAAAAATCTGGATAGCGCTTATTTCCCTGAAAGCTGGTTAGTGCCTTATATCCAGATAATCCATGACCGCATTACCTTGGAAATAATGCGCGGCTGTCCTAATACCTGCCGTTTCTGCCAGGCGAGGTACCAGTATTTTCCTTTCAGGCAAAGAAGTATAGAGAATATCTTAGAGCTGGCTTCAGGCACGTATAAGCGCAGTGGTTACGAGGAGATATCTCTCTGCGGCCTCTCAATCAGCGACTTTACAGGCGTAGAAGAACTCTTAAAGCGCTTAATCGGTTTATTCAAAGAGAGGGCGGTAAGCATCTCTTTGCCTTCGATAAAACCAAAGAGTATGTTTGGCGATATGCTTTCCCTGATAGCTACCATTAAAAAGACAGGCCTTACCTTTGCCCCGGAGGCAGCTACGGAGAGGATGCGGGGTGTGCTGAATAAAAGTTTTGATACCTCTGATTTCTTCAGGGCCATCGAGCAGGCGTATCTTTGCGGTTATCAAAATATAAAACTCTACTTTATGATTGGCCTGCCCTTTGAAAGAGAGGAAGACTTAGACGGTATTGTCGATTTCGCAATACGCGTCTCACAACTGCGCAGGCAAGTCACTAAAAGAGGCCCGGCGCAGGTCAACGTTAGTATCAATACCCTGATCCCTAAGCCGCATACGCCCTTTCAGTGGTTCGCGATGGAATCCTTAGAGGGGATGAAATATAAACAGGATTACCTGAAAAAGAAAATTAAAAAATACCTCACCTGCTCAGGCAGGCAGAAAAGGATAAAACTGAGTTTACGTAACCCTGATATGACTTTTTTGGAAGGCGTACTCTCCCGGGGTGACAGGAGATTGAGCGAGGTTATCCTGACAGCCTTTGCCAAAGGCGCCAGATTCGACGCCTGGGATGACCATTTTTCTTTTGAGAAATGGCAGGAGGCATTCCGGGAGAATCGGATAGACCCGGATTTTTATTTACAGGAGAAATCGAAGGAGGAATCCCTGCCCTGGGATTTTCTGGATATCGGCGTAAATAAGGAGGACCTGATTAAGGAAGCAGATAAAGTTATTGCCATAAAATAA